A stretch of Antennarius striatus isolate MH-2024 chromosome 6, ASM4005453v1, whole genome shotgun sequence DNA encodes these proteins:
- the ttc12 gene encoding LOW QUALITY PROTEIN: tetratricopeptide repeat protein 12 (The sequence of the model RefSeq protein was modified relative to this genomic sequence to represent the inferred CDS: deleted 1 base in 1 codon; substituted 4 bases at 4 genomic stop codons) — protein sequence MIGKEHISNSNQHVLLSVILIVGRLVQDDIIHHNFAHDPECWKSILVARKKNHSLKQCSATEYKYILYPMLGLMINLSTITSPVIQEHAVPLCFCXLRLLRDNDRGVITRATGVLTTVLPQSSEAIQLVVQRNVVQTVCRLLKGTGHTATKYATLPVCTAASHLARXELLKSDKKLSILRNLLDASCDETVSGNAALCLVHCLELEGTASSLLGIDIVLLLLRHTAGDAKRTAVQQNAATALGKLCQSELKHXNKLWELNGLEILHTXMELIT from the exons ATgatcggaaag gaacATATAAGCAATTCCAATCAGCATGTGCTTCTGTCAGTGATATTGATTGTTGGACGTCTGGttcaggatgacatcatccatcaCAATTTTGCTCACGATCCAGAATGCTGGAAGTCCATTCTGGTAGCCAGAAAGAAGAATCACTCACTG AAGCAGTGCAGTGCAACTGAATACAAATATATCCTTTACCCAATGCTAGGTTTGATGATTAACCTTTCAACTATTACATCTCCAGTTATTCAG GAACATGCAGTTCCACTCTGTTTCTGCTGACTGAGGCTGCTGAGGGATAATGACAGAGGCGTTATAACT aGAGCTACGGGAGTGCTGACTACTGTTCTCCCTCAGTCCTCTGAGGCCATTCAGCTTGTTGTTCAGAGGAACGTGGTTCAGACAGTGTGTCGTCTGCTGAAG GGAACGGGGCACACTGCCACAAAGTATGCCACACTGCCGGTGTGTACTGCTGCCAGTCATTTGGCTCGGTAGGAGCTGCTGAAGTCAGATAAAA AACTGTCCATTCTACGTAATTTGCTGGATGCCAGCTGTGATGAGACTGTGTCAGGA AACGCAGCTCTTTGCTTGGTCCACTGTCTTGAGTTAGAGGGAACTGCCAGCAGCCTGCTGGGCATTGAtattgtgctgctgctgctgcgacACACTGCAGGGGATGCTAAGAGGACAGCTGTGCAGCAGAATGCAGCGACTGCTCTCGGGAAGCTGTGTCAATCTGAACTCAA ACACTGAAACAAACTTTGGGAACTAAACGGTCTTGAAATTCTGCACACCTGAATGGAGCTCATCACGTGA